Within the Cervus canadensis isolate Bull #8, Minnesota chromosome 17, ASM1932006v1, whole genome shotgun sequence genome, the region CTGCTACGGTTAGAGCTGTGTCCTCACCAAATCTGTATGTTAAAGTCCtaaccccagtacctcagaacGTGACTATATTCAAAGGTGGCATCTTTAAAAGGGTGATTAAGTTAAAACTAGGGTGGGTCCACCACTCTGTGAAGTCCACAGGCAAAGAGCCTCAGAGCGCATTTGGTCAGAGAGGGAAGTGAACATGGGTTCCTAAGAAGAGCAGTGACTTTGGCAACAGTGGCCAAGGAGCTAAAGATGGGTGACTGCTATGGCTTGGATTGTGTCCCCCTCCCAGTTCacatgctgaagtcctaaccccagtacctcagaacGTGACTATATTCAAAGGTGGCATCTTTAAAagggtgattaagttaaaattaagGTGGGTCCCCAtccaatatgggcttccctggtagctcagatggtaaagaaaatgcctgcagtgcaggagacctgggttcaatccctgggtcgggaagatcctctggagaaggaaatggctacccactccaatattcttgcctggagaatcccatggacagaccgtggggttgcaaagagtcggacagaactgagcgaatAGCACTTCTACCATCCGATATGCCTGATGGAGATTGGGAGGGGAGAAGATTAAGACACACACACGCTCAGTGAAGCCCAtgggacagagagagaagacTGCCATCTGCAAACACGAAAGGGAGCCCTCAGACAGAAACAGCCCTGAAGAcacctgatctcagacttccaaccTCTAGGACTGCGAGATAATACATGTCGCTTGTCAAGCTGCCCCGTCTGTGGGATTTTGTTGTGGCAACCCCGTGTGCATGcctagtcgcttcagtcatgtctggttctttgtgatcctgtggactgtagcccgaaaggctcctctgtccaagggattctccaggcaagaatactggagtgggttgctgtgccctcctccaggggatcttcccgaaccagggatcgaacctgcgtctcttacatctcctgtattggcaggtgggttctttaccactagtgccagcctGGAAGGCCCCAGAGGGGGACAGCCAAGCCTATAATGCAGGCAACCATAAGACAGGTCTGGTGGGGTTGATGGAGGAGCAGGTGTGGATGGGTGTGACCACGCCCCCTAAAGGGCTGAGTGAGGCATCTACAGACACAGATGGAAGAGTGAGGGGCCGGAAGGGGTCCAGGGAGTGACTTAGGTGTGGTGAGGATGGCCAAACCACCCTGAAGATGAGGATGAGAGAGGTGTCCAGGGTCCCTGTCCCTGGACCACAAGCATCgccccctcttccctccttgcTCTCCTTCCCATGGCTGCGCTGGTCCAAGCTGAAGCCGCCACCATCTCCCGTGCGCTCTGCAGCTTCCTCAGCCACACTCCACTCCAGCTGTTCCCCCGGCCAGATGGCCCAGCCCCGTACCCAAATCTGCTTCCCCTGAAGCCCTATCTGCTCACTTCAGGTCACTTCTCTGGCAAAAAGATCTCTCTCAGAActtcaccctctctctctctgtctgagtTGCTCTATCAATCTGTTCGTGCCAGGATGGTGAGACAATTGACTTATGTGGGTGGTGCTGACTCCCAGCTCAGAGTTTCCCTCCAGGCCACCCCAAATCAGCCACCCCGAGCCCGGGCTGGTCCCCCACATGGGGGCAGTTAGTGACTATTTGCTGAGTGAACTTTAGACAGCGCTGGACCTTGGCCTGACACATGTGGTACAGTCAGGGCCTCCCCCTGTCCTTGGACCGGCTGAGTAAACGCTGAGAGAAATATTTGCCCAAAAAAGACCAGGTGTTACGAAAGGAAAAGGCACCCAGGAATAGGTCAGGCCCCACGAAGAGGCCCCACCCTCCCTAGCTTCCCAAGCCTGAGGCGCACACACGAGGACAAGCCGCCTGGTGCTGGCTGCAGTGTCTGCCCTGCCGCCAGCTGATACTCATGCCATCTGGGTCCCCGAACCTGGGCCTCTCACTGGAGGGCTCTGGGCACACACTCAGGCTGTCCTCTGTGAGATGGGGACTCGGATAGGCATGCAGGGTTGTCGAAGGATCAGAGATCACAGATGCAAAGTGtggctggcacacagtaagtgctcataCATCCGGGGATGGTCAAAGCTCGGGGCTCTGACCTTAGTTCTAAGGGGCACACACCTGCCACAGAGGCTAGGGTCTGGTGTCAGAGTCCTGGGCACAGGCTCATGAAAACCTGGGGGCAGTGAATTAGGGGACCGTCTGAAACTAAGTGAGGGActccttcactcattcattccctgATGCTTGAATGTGCCTGATCCCCTTCATTTGACAGACAGGGAAGCGTGATGGGTCTTGTGCAGGAGGAGACTGAGCCTACCCGGATGACAGCAGATCTGGTGCCCTGATGCACTTGACCTGCGCTTCTGTTTCCGGGTCCTATCTACTCTGCAGCAGAGCCCAGGACTGAGAGGGAGGTCCTGAGGCCACACTCCCAGGGTCCAGTCCTGCTTCCACCACCAAGGAGCAGCAGGACTGGAGAGATTACCTGTTCCCAACAAGGCTCACcttccctatctgtaaaatgggagtaagaGGAGTGCCTGCCTGGTATAGGATATTGTGAGGGGTACGTCTAACCATCCAGGTGAAGCAGCTAGCATTGGTCCTAGAACATGGTAAGCTAGGAATGTCGCCATTCTCAGTGCTACCTCCAGAAGGACAATGACACCCAGTGTTTGCAAAATGCTTTATTGTTATTGCTGACACTAAAATCCACAGTTAGTCCTTAGGGTCTTCAAATGGTACTCTAGTATTTGCGTCAGGCCTCCATTCTTCCACCCCCAGCCAAGCCCACACGGTTGTAACTTAACCCACAGGACAGTACAATCCTGGGTTGGCCATGTCTACCCTGCTGTCCACCTGCTTTTCTTAAAAGATGAGTGGCACTTAAATGCATTGATACTAACAGTGATTGGTGGGGAAAATTCTAGCCTTTTTATTTGATTTCAAGGATTCTTCAGTCCCTGACCTGACCTGGGGAAACCAAAGTCCAGAGAGGGATAGtattacccaaagtcacacaactggGACAGAAGCCCGGTTTCATACTCCCATCCCGCAAGTTTTTCCCAAGCCATGATGAACTGATGGCTGGTACTGCCAACAGGTGGGAAGCTAGGCTTAGGGATACACTTCCTGTTGGAAATATCTACTGGAACAATGTTCCTACAGAAATTGGTGGTTTTGGGCTGGGTAACAGGCAGTTAGATTCTGGGCTTCTCTCTGCCACTaacatgctgtgtgaccttgggaaagtcaactaacctctctgggcctcagcagtATTCTCCACTGATGAAAGGCAGGGGCAAAAACTAAATGTTCTCCAAGGCACCCATGTCTTGCAATCATGTGAAAAGAAGCAGTCATCAGTATTTTGATGATATTCTTAATATTATGATTTGTAGGAGTCTCATTAGTCAACCAAACCTGTGTAAATCAGCAGCTCCCAGCAGACAGACAGCCATCACGCATGCTCATCATCCACTATGGAGGCCCATGAGAAATCCTCATCTCAAGGGCGAGTCACTTTGCCGAAGAAAAGGATGTGTTTGCTATTCTCCACAATGAGCATCAGAAAGGGCCTGTTGAAGACTACCCTTTGAGAGCCCAGTCGGGCAGATTTGAACGTGATGACCGTCCCGGTGGCTGCAGCCGCTTGGGTTCCAGACTCATCCACCTCCACCACGGCTTTGTGCACCATCTACGGGGGAGACATCAGGCgtcacagagccaccaggggcaGGGAGATGCCATCGGGGGAAACAGCCAAGCTCCAGCCGATGGCACCACCGTCCGAGTCTGTGCTCCTGAGCCATGAAGCAGATAGGAGATgaggtgactgaacaaccactgTGCCTCCAGGGCTTAGAGGTGAGTGCACACGTGTCTTTCATTGAATTCTCACTGCCTCTCACAGCAAGGGTGTGACTCTCCGGGTTTATAGAGAgaaaggaggctcagagaggtccagTAATTGCTGgaggtcacacagtaagtgaAGGAGTCAGCATCTGATTCTTAGGTTTGATTGCTTAAGACAAGACACCTTTCTGCAAGACATGGAGCTGAATACAGCTTCCCATGGCTCAGAGGACAAGAGACAAAGTGAAACCTTTGCTTCTTGAGGgaaaagatgagagagagagggaaagaatttAGAATGAGGGATGGGGTGAATAGAATGAAATAGAATATAACAGAAAAGGATAGACATTTCTGGAAGCAGGTGCTCAGGAGCTTCTGGGCTCACCTCAGACACCCGGATGGTGGAGTGGTTAGAGATGCCGGTCAGGTCGGCGTCGGAGGTGAAGATGTCTCTGATCCCCAGCTTGGGGAGGACTTCCTCCAGCTGATAGGAGCCCTCAATGGAGAACTTGGGAAGATAAAGCTCAAGCCGCCTGGAAAGAGGAGAGGACCTTTTCTTAGACTCTCCTAGAGCACTGGCTCATATTCCTGCTATCTCTAGGTTTCCTAATGCTCCTCCGGCCTGTTGCCTAGAAGGGAACCTATCCAACTCTGGACTTGCACCTGAGTTGTTCCCAGTGGTCACTGCCTACTCGGATGGTCCCACCAGAAAACCCAGCTTCCAGCCCTGCTCCCTCCAGCTAGCTGACTCAGGCCCCAGAGCTGGGCCTTCACATGATGCTTCTGGGCTTGGAGGCAGTTCCTGGGCCAGGTGAGTCCTCCCACCACTGCTGTGTGGCCCTGTGGGTGTGCAGCGGCAGGCTGGCCCCAGAGCAGTGTGAAGAGTACCTCTTCATGGGCATCCTGAGCCACTTCTTCAGTGTTTTTTCCTTCAGGCCATTTTCCACCTGCTCCATTTCCCCCTCGTGGGGGAGAATAAAGAAGGCAGTGGCGTTCCCTTGGTAGGGGACCCCCACCACCTTGCAGGAGAGGTTTCGGTCCAGGAAGTAGTAAAACTGGTCCTGTTGTTTCATCATGGGGACCCGCACCACCGTCTCCGGGGTCACGTAGAAGTCCTGCTCATGGGTGCTTTTGAGGTCGAAGCTAGTCTCCCACTTAGCTACagattaaaatggaaaaggaattaGAAATTGTCAGCCATCAGTGAAAAGTGTGCTCCCAGTAAACCTACCAGAGAGCATCCTCTTTTGAGCAGTATCATTGGGAGAAGTGACGGCCAAACCTCTTGAATATAAAGACAAGCCCCTTCCTAATTCAGGGGACAGACTAGAGCTTTGTGGAGCTATCCTCCCACATTTGCAAAACAAGGAGGTTGGTTTTCATGTCTTCAGACACCCTTTACCCTAAATGCTATTTGTCTGATTCTCTGATGTTGCTACTCAAGCTCAAATATCCCAGTGAAGAGGGTGAGTTCTTCTCTTTTCCACTCTTTTCCCGATGTTGAATTTCAATCTAGGTTTGGAAGAAAGGTTCGTAAGGGTCCTGGAAAAAACATGATTTTTCCTGCTGGGAAGTCTTTGGTTGTGCTTCTTGCTCTGTCTGTTTCACATGGGATATTTTGTTCAAAGTGACACAAGTCATTGCTTTCATCTTCTTAGTAGTTATCAAATATAGATCCAACTTTCCATGGGCCACTTAGCTTACTTCACAGCTGTCCTCTGAAGCCTAGCCCTGGACATGAGGGCAAGAAATATTAGAAGGCAAGCTTGATCCTCACACTCTGTGACCACAGGAAGGGGGTTTGGGTAGCAATTTAACCagtttcctctttccctttctctcccctcccctctctatCCTCAGTCAGGCCTCATCCAGGGTGCTCAGGGACTCAGCATCTAGAAGGAGAAGCAGGCATACAAGCTGAGATGAGTAGGGATATCTACCAGAAATGCCAGGGAGACAAAGATGGGGAGACTGACACTCAAGTAAAGGGAGAGAAGGCAATTCAGAGGAATAGGTTCTTGTCCCAGAATTTCTGGGCTAAGGAAACAGCTCCTAGGAGGGCACAGAGGTGAGGATGTGGGTACGTCGGAGGAGTTGGAAAAAGCCCTCTAGGTCCCTTCTAAGGCCCACAGTCCTGCCCTGAGTGACCATGGTGTCCGTTCTTTGGCATCGTGGCCTTGACAAACTCATGCTTCAGAGTTTATGTGGGTGCTGTGGTTTTAAGTGTTCCTGGGGGCCCAAATAGGAACCAGCTTTTCCCCAGTGGAGGAAACAGCATCAGGCTCTTTATATCACCTTAGGCtctcagaggggcttccctggtggctcagcagtaaagaatctgcctgcaatgcaggagatgcagattcaacccctgggttgggaagatcccctggaggagggcatggcaacccattctggtattcttgtctgtagaatcccatgaacagaggagcctggcaggctacacagagtctaacacaactgaagcgactaaacacacacatacgcGCTAAGAAGGCTAAGAAGGCATCACCTCACCTGGCTGACTATTGACTTCACTCTATCTCCAGGGACCACCGAGGACTAAACCCACTCCCACTCTTATGTGTGTGGGAACTGGTTTTGTCtcgtcttttgttttgttttggagggaTTGGGGTTCTTTtgtttcgtttgtttgtttttgacaaaGAGCATCTGCAAAGAGAAAGTTCAGATTCAAGCCCAAGGGTCTTacctttaaagaaaatgtaattcaCCATGACCATGACCTGGGTGCCATCCAGGCTCTTAATCAAGTCCACAATCTTTCCTTTCGTTTGCTTTGCCACGTAATCGTTGATCTTCTTCTTGGCCCCTTCGGGGTCCCCAAAGTCCGTGGGGAAAGTGTCTGCCAGGTACAGCGTCCTCGAGGCGCCCAGGAAGGCCTCCTGGATGGGCAACGTGGGCTTGGTGAACAGGGCGTTGCCCAAGCTCAGCTGGAGGCTGCCTTGGGGCTGTTGGAGTTCGCGCAGCAGCCGCTGGGAGGCGCCGTGGAGCTCCTCCTCCGAGCCTTCCCCCGGGCAGATGCCCAAGCCTTCCAGGATCTGCGCCTTCGTGTTGGACCGAGCTCCCAGGGAGAGCATGGCCAGGCTCACGGAGATGCTCAGAGGGGAGAAGAAGATGTTCCGGTCGGGGGTGGCTGCGGCCAGGGTCCTGTAGAGGTCGAAGACAAAGTCCCCGCTGCCCGGCGGCGCCGTGGTAACCGCCGGCGGCAGCtcctggattttcttcttttggggGCGCCGGAGGGTGGCCATCCGCGGCCCGAGGAGCATCAGGCACAGGAAGAGACAGAGACGCATCGTGGCTAACCCTTTGTTCTGAAAGGGAGAGTGGGAAGATGACCTCAGAGAGGGTGGGCGGCCAGGGAATCCTCTCCGAGAGAAAATCGGAAGATCAGGGGCAGGGCTGACCTTCCGAAGGGGGTGGCAGTGCCCACCAGCAGCCTCAGAGGGCGATGATGAACCCCAGCGGCTGGGAGGGAATGAGGTTTTAGAGAGCACCAGAGGGGCGGAAGGACAGAGACTCGGGGACGGGGGTATCTATGGCTGGGAGAAGAAGGACAAGGCGGAGTGAGACCCCTGTGGGTACCTAGCAAGAAGACGCTTCTCATCCATAGGGAAGTACCCATCACAGGGGACTAAGGATTCTGCCTGCAGAGCCGAGCAGCCTGTATCCCTGAATGACCCCTATCCCTCACTTTCTTGCTGGGGCTTAGCATTTGGAAGACCTCATTTCCTTCTATGAGCTCAGGGTAGCTACTCCTCCTGGTCTCATCCACACTACTGGATTTGTCGCTGCTCATTCAGAGTATCCAGGTGGTGGGCAGAGTGCCAGGCTCCTGTGCTTCATGCGTGAACACAGGATACCATCAGTCTCCCTGTGCTTCCCCAGGGGCTGCTCTGGGACCCCACAAAACCACCCAGTCCCTCATCAGAGGCACCTTCCTCCGTTGAGGAAATTCTGTCCTCTTACTGTGAGctcccaggccttccctggtggctcagtaagtaaagaatctgcctgcagtgcaggagacccaggttcaatcccttggtccggaaatcctctggagaaggaaatggcaaaccaatccagtatccttgcctggaaaatcccatggacggaggaacctggtgggctgcagtccacggggtcgcaaagagtcaggcatgactgagcgactaacatacacacttGTGAGCTCCCAGACCTCCCTCTTCTTCTGTGATGGGCTGAATTGTGCCCCCCAAGTCCATACACTGACATCCGGAACCCCAAGACCTCCGAATGTGACTGcgtttggagacagggcctttaagAGGcagttaagttaaaatgaggtctttaGAGCAGGGCCCTGATCCCGTGTGACCGGTGtccttgaaagaaaaggagattagagaacagatttatggacaagggcgtgggagaggaaggagagggtgagatgaatggagagaacagcatggaagcAGATACACTAACGTATGGAaaatagccaatggaaatttgttgtgtgactcagggagctcaaactggggctctgtaacaacctggaGGGCTGGAAAAGGGTGGGAGATGGGATGGCGCTCCAAGAAGGAGGGCACCTATGTGtacctattgctgattcatgttgatgtactgACAGAAATcaacccaatattgtaaagcaatcatcactcaatttaaaataaatataatcaaggatttaaaaaaaggagattaggacacagacacacgcagACTGAGGGGTGACCACATGAGGAACATGGGGAcacagggaggggggagggaggagacagtcACAGGCAAGCCAAGCAGTGAGGCCCCAGGAGGAACCCGCCCTGCCGACGCCTTGACCTTGGCcgtccagcctccaggactgtgagaccATGAACATGTGTTGTTTGACCCtcaacccaccccaccccccggcaCTCCTCTTTGCCTCCCCTAGATAGGAGGCCCTCACCTCTAGTCTCTCTAAGACTCTCAGGTGGGCCCTGGGGCTTTGCCATTATTCTGGCCTTGTCCGCCACCCTCAGTCTCTCCTGCCACCTGCCTAGACTCCCGCTGTCCACCCAGAAACTGTTCCTGTGCCCAAGCCTCCTAGAGCCCTCCTTCTACCCCCTGTGAACAGCACAGACTCTACCGGCAgcagtctgggttcaaatcctcgCTGCTCCCTCCAAGTGTGATTTGGAGCAAGTCAATCACACTGGTGTCGCTGCCCCATCTGTAGATGGAGGTCAGGACAGAATCCACACCAGGGGTGGCTGAGGCTTTAAGGAGTCCACATAAGCAATGGCTTGGAACCAGGCCCGATGCAGACGTGCTGTCCAAGTGTGAGCTGGCGGTGTGGCCATGATGGACCAAAGCCCCACTGGAGACCCCCGCTTCCCCGACTGTACAGCGGGACACACGCTTTCACACACATGCTCTCACGGGATCCCGGTGGCTGCCAGACAACTAATTCCCACGATGGCCCGGTGTGCACCCCCTTCAGCTAGCTGTgctctccccttcccaccccccacaGTGGACACCATGTCATCAGGTCCCCCAGGCTCAGGGCGAGCACGGCCACAGTCACAGACCCACGCAAAACCAAACTCCAAAGGGCCCCCCACTGCTGCATTAGACATGGCTGGTGGGAGGACACCAGTGAGCCTGGGGGTCTGCAGACCTTCCTGTCTTTGTCTGAATGAAACTAACAGACTCAAGCAAGTCACACTCAGCACCCCTGGCCTCCAGATTGCACCCGAGGGCCTctcgccttctgagatggcccacactctgtggatTACATTTCTACTAGGGCTGTTCTCATTTTCTGAGACAAACCACCATCTGTCTATGGAATGCGTgtcagtttaaataaataaatctactaCTCACATgatcaaaaacaaactcaaaaatgatcaaaaaaataaattacacctGAGTCCACAAAGGAAGTTCATGTAGGATGTTCACTGAACCTCCAGTGACCCTGAACCAAATACAGGGGCTTCAGAGGTCCCCGTGCCCATGGGAGGCCCAGGCCCATTGCCAGCACCTGCCACTGCTGGGTGCTGCGATGTCTCGACAAACATCAGTTCCTTTAGCCTTGCACACACCCATGGAGGCAGGTTCGATTATCGGCtatgaggcaggaggtagatggaCCCCCAGGGGAAAAATGATTGGAGATTCATTTTCTGtggactgaaactccaagacaagaatagcaggacaattaaggGAGCAGGCTGGACCCTACCCAGAAAACACATGTTTCTCTTCcttgaagtcaggagacctccctgaccacacaTGCCCAGACAGCCTCCTTGGAGGGCCAAGGAGTGAAGTCAAGAAATGCTCTACCCATGAGCTTCCTCAGTGGGacccatcttggctaagagatgcatgtgcacacatgggCGCATCCTGAGCTATACCAAACATGGACTGTGAAATCAAACTtgttggccaaaggaaacccggaagaaatgccccataaaagtaattcaaactgccacAAGGGTGCGAACTCAGCGACTTTCTCTCTCTGAGTTTGCCCCtgtgtctatccacacatacAGGGCtccttttcctcctaataaatacctcatttgtttcactactttccattttgtgagaattcttttttgcaaagcagaagggcagggccttgtcactgaccactgctctagtggctaggatctggtgctCTCCCTGCCGTGACCTGGCctcagtctctggttgggaacCCAAGCCCTGCTCCAAGACAGTGCAGGCCGAAGCCACAAGATCagctccactttacagatgggtcgtctgaggctcagagagtttgaGTCACTTGCTAGTAGTGGCAAAGCTTGGGCTCAGACCCAGTTCAGACACTGAAAGCTCATGCTCTGAACCGCCACACCATTCAGTTCCCCAGATCCCTGGTCCTCCCCTGTCTGTGTCACAGCCTTCCAATGTTGTATTCTCTGCCTCTGCAGAGAATTGAAAGACGATCTGGGGACTctgctggtggcccagtggtcacaaatttgccttgcagtgcaggggacatgggttcaatctatGGTCAGAGAATGAAGACTCCACATGCTACAGAAAAAccaagcctatgctccacaactattgagcccgggTGCCCCTACTAGAGGGTCTGTGAGCCACATCGAAGGACCCAGAGGATGTAACAAAGATCCTGCGTtccccaaggcagccaaatacaaagataaataagaagCAGTCCGGCTTCTCATGCTGACACTCCCTTTTTGTTCCCACTTTGAGAGTGACCTTCACGAAGGTCTTCAAGGAGCATGGGTGGGTGGCGTGAGCACTGTGTCCCTTAGTCCGCAGAGCATTAGAAGCATCAATGTAGCAGG harbors:
- the SERPINA5 gene encoding plasma serine protease inhibitor yields the protein MRLCLFLCLMLLGPRMATLRRPQKKKIQELPPAVTTAPPGSGDFVFDLYRTLAAATPDRNIFFSPLSISVSLAMLSLGARSNTKAQILEGLGICPGEGSEEELHGASQRLLRELQQPQGSLQLSLGNALFTKPTLPIQEAFLGASRTLYLADTFPTDFGDPEGAKKKINDYVAKQTKGKIVDLIKSLDGTQVMVMVNYIFFKAKWETSFDLKSTHEQDFYVTPETVVRVPMMKQQDQFYYFLDRNLSCKVVGVPYQGNATAFFILPHEGEMEQVENGLKEKTLKKWLRMPMKRRLELYLPKFSIEGSYQLEEVLPKLGIRDIFTSDADLTGISNHSTIRVSEMVHKAVVEVDESGTQAAAATGTVITFKSARLGSQRVVFNRPFLMLIVENSKHILFFGKVTRP